The Desulfoscipio gibsoniae DSM 7213 genome contains a region encoding:
- the rlmD gene encoding 23S rRNA (uracil(1939)-C(5))-methyltransferase RlmD: MQEGQEVKLHITDINRYGEGIGRADEGMVVFVPGAMTGEQVTVRIGELRKRYARGELLETVKPSEYRVMPSCNMAERCGGCNLQHIAYDEQLRWKTDLVRQNIARIGGVDGGVVRDIISMPDPWHYRNNVRFKMRRQGGKVVLGFFAAESHQLVASVDGGHGTSCLLAHRDLGRVAEAVQAVLEDSPAGAALPEEIILRRGGTGEVMVVLIIKSTGAKSGEDLAGLTGKISAIPGVVTIVGYTQNIGKKIAGRYQTLAGRGYIEDKIEGLRFRISAASFYQVNPSQTVALYQKALEYCALQGHEEVADAYCGVGTIALYVARYAKAVRGYEVVPGAVRDAEANAALNGIKNTRFFVGAVERVLTEHVDKGYRPEVVVLDPPRSGCRPEVLDALAQSGARRVVYVSCDPATLSRDLGYLHQLGFMLQEVQPVDMFPHTGHVETIILMTNSGFKGK; this comes from the coding sequence TTGCAGGAAGGACAGGAAGTAAAACTACATATAACGGATATTAACCGCTATGGTGAGGGTATCGGGCGGGCTGATGAGGGTATGGTGGTTTTTGTACCCGGTGCGATGACCGGAGAGCAGGTTACAGTGCGAATTGGAGAGCTGCGTAAGAGATATGCCCGGGGGGAGCTGTTGGAAACCGTTAAACCTTCGGAATACAGGGTAATGCCGTCCTGTAACATGGCTGAACGCTGCGGTGGCTGTAATCTACAGCATATTGCCTACGACGAACAGCTGAGGTGGAAGACCGACCTGGTCAGGCAAAATATAGCTCGCATAGGTGGTGTTGACGGGGGTGTGGTGCGCGATATCATCAGCATGCCGGACCCCTGGCATTACCGCAACAATGTGCGTTTTAAAATGCGGCGGCAAGGCGGAAAAGTGGTGCTGGGTTTTTTCGCTGCGGAATCACACCAACTGGTGGCGAGCGTCGATGGTGGTCACGGGACTTCGTGCCTGCTGGCCCACCGGGATTTGGGCCGGGTGGCCGAAGCGGTTCAGGCGGTGCTGGAGGATAGCCCGGCAGGTGCGGCATTACCGGAGGAAATTATTCTGCGCCGGGGCGGCACCGGTGAAGTGATGGTAGTATTGATCATCAAATCTACAGGTGCAAAAAGCGGGGAGGACTTGGCCGGATTAACCGGTAAAATATCCGCTATTCCAGGAGTGGTAACAATAGTGGGTTATACCCAAAACATCGGTAAAAAAATAGCCGGCCGCTACCAAACTCTGGCTGGCCGGGGCTATATCGAAGATAAAATAGAAGGGTTGCGTTTTCGCATTTCCGCTGCTTCCTTTTATCAGGTGAACCCATCCCAAACCGTCGCGCTATACCAAAAGGCACTGGAATACTGCGCTTTGCAGGGGCATGAAGAGGTAGCCGACGCGTACTGTGGGGTAGGCACCATTGCCTTATACGTGGCCCGGTACGCCAAAGCGGTGCGGGGTTACGAGGTAGTACCGGGAGCGGTGCGGGACGCCGAAGCCAACGCCGCGCTTAACGGTATAAAAAACACCCGTTTCTTTGTCGGTGCGGTGGAGCGGGTGCTAACGGAGCACGTGGATAAGGGATACCGTCCGGAGGTGGTGGTGCTGGACCCGCCCCGTAGTGGCTGCCGCCCCGAGGTGCTGGATGCCCTGGCCCAGAGCGGTGCCCGGCGGGTGGTCTACGTTTCCTGCGATCCGGCTACGTTATCCAGGGACTTGGGGTATCTACATCAGTTGGGTTTTATGCTGCAGGAAGTGCAGCCCGTGGACATGTTCCCGCATACGGGGCATGTTGAGACGATAATTCTGATGACAAATAGTGGTTTTAAGGGCAAATGA
- a CDS encoding IS256-like element ISDgi1 family transposase has protein sequence MQAMQDKTIKELAKDCRTVEDVHEMLKNLFKDTLQQIFEAEIEEHLGYKKHSIEGNNTGNSRNGYNKKTIQTKFGKTEVEIPRDRNGEFEPRLIGKYEKTSNQLEDQIIAMYAKGMSTRDIEDHMRDIYGIDVSPTMVSKITDKILPLIAEWQSRTLDRIYPIVFLDAIHFKVRKDNRIINKAAYSVLALNMAGQKEILGIWIGENESASFWLGVCNDLKNRGVQDILITCKDGLSGFSEAINTVFPHTEIQLCIIHQIRNSLKYVPYKEQKELMADLKQVYQALTLEEAELAFEIFKENWGKRHPIIIRSWEKNWLELTAYFKYPYEIRKMIYTTNIIEGYHRQLRKVTKTKTAYPTDDSLKKIIYLATVEAAKKWTMPVKDWKNCISQFVIYFGDRIESEMAI, from the coding sequence ATGCAAGCCATGCAAGACAAAACGATCAAGGAATTAGCAAAGGATTGCCGCACCGTAGAAGACGTACATGAGATGCTCAAGAATCTATTCAAGGACACCTTGCAGCAGATATTCGAGGCTGAAATTGAAGAGCACCTCGGGTATAAAAAACACAGCATTGAAGGCAATAATACTGGCAACAGTCGCAACGGTTACAATAAGAAAACTATCCAGACTAAGTTCGGCAAGACAGAAGTGGAAATCCCACGGGATCGTAATGGTGAATTTGAACCAAGGCTTATCGGTAAATATGAAAAGACATCCAACCAGCTTGAAGACCAAATTATAGCCATGTACGCCAAGGGTATGTCTACACGTGATATTGAGGACCACATGAGGGATATCTACGGTATCGACGTATCCCCTACCATGGTCAGCAAGATAACAGACAAAATACTACCACTGATTGCAGAGTGGCAGTCCCGGACACTTGACCGTATATACCCTATTGTTTTCCTTGATGCTATCCATTTCAAGGTACGTAAAGATAACCGGATAATAAACAAGGCGGCCTACAGTGTGTTGGCCCTAAATATGGCAGGCCAAAAAGAAATACTTGGCATCTGGATTGGGGAAAATGAAAGTGCCAGCTTTTGGCTTGGTGTATGTAATGACCTCAAAAACAGGGGGGTGCAAGATATCCTGATTACCTGTAAAGACGGGCTTTCCGGGTTTTCTGAGGCCATAAACACTGTTTTCCCCCATACCGAAATTCAGCTTTGCATAATCCATCAAATCCGTAATTCCCTGAAGTATGTGCCATACAAAGAACAAAAGGAGTTGATGGCTGATCTTAAGCAAGTGTACCAGGCATTAACCCTGGAAGAGGCTGAGTTAGCCTTTGAAATATTCAAAGAAAACTGGGGTAAAAGACATCCCATTATAATTCGTTCCTGGGAAAAGAATTGGCTTGAGTTAACAGCTTATTTTAAATACCCATATGAAATCCGTAAAATGATTTATACTACTAATATCATCGAGGGTTACCACCGGCAACTACGGAAAGTAACCAAAACTAAAACTGCCTATCCAACAGACGATTCACTGAAGAAAATTATTTACCTGGCCACCGTTGAAGCAGCAAAAAAATGGACTATGCCAGTTAAAGATTGGAAAAATTGCATCTCCCAATTTGTCATATACTTTGGTGATAGGATAGAATCAGAGATGGCCATATAA
- a CDS encoding erythromycin esterase family protein — MKKVSITIMALFICLLSLSGCQQAKSTPEISQYVQPINTLQVNDGVKIVGLGEATHGNKEFQQLKKDIFEALVNHNNCRIFALEGDFGGCAKVNNYILDDEGTAKEAVAEIGFAIYRTKEMEELVQWMHDYNQTAKENEKLKFYGFDMQRYDNSKEFLFMYLNKVDNALSDKYRELLADLNDETVYNQDKAKVKQALSGVEELMETMTAQKDNYIALTSEKEYQFAYQCAQSIKENATLHGTNANYSQTRDEYMKNKIDWILNYENNQMIFITGHNGHIGKTSAASGYTSMGNRLADSYGDQYYAIGTDFYKSTFNTVTSTGKSKVMTVHHSNDLTRVFTGFNSNINFIDFASASQNPQIAKILQSTQSMGNIGAEFNDWQKISKMFYTLKMKPARAYNALIFVNKGM, encoded by the coding sequence CACACCGGAGATAAGCCAATATGTTCAACCAATCAACACGTTACAGGTAAATGACGGCGTCAAAATAGTCGGTCTCGGGGAAGCTACTCATGGCAACAAGGAATTTCAACAGTTGAAAAAAGATATATTTGAAGCACTGGTGAATCACAACAATTGCAGAATCTTTGCTTTGGAGGGCGACTTTGGCGGTTGCGCAAAAGTGAATAATTATATCCTTGACGATGAGGGAACGGCCAAGGAAGCCGTCGCAGAAATCGGTTTTGCTATCTATCGTACTAAAGAAATGGAGGAACTGGTGCAATGGATGCATGACTATAATCAAACCGCTAAAGAAAATGAGAAGCTGAAATTCTACGGTTTTGACATGCAGCGCTACGATAACAGCAAGGAATTTCTTTTTATGTATTTAAATAAGGTTGACAATGCCTTAAGCGACAAATACAGAGAATTGCTTGCCGATTTAAACGACGAAACAGTTTACAATCAAGATAAGGCAAAAGTGAAGCAAGCACTATCCGGTGTTGAAGAATTAATGGAAACTATGACCGCGCAAAAAGACAACTACATCGCTCTAACAAGCGAAAAAGAATATCAATTTGCCTATCAATGCGCACAGTCTATCAAAGAAAATGCGACTTTGCACGGGACCAACGCTAATTATTCTCAGACACGAGATGAATATATGAAAAACAAGATAGACTGGATTCTAAACTATGAAAATAACCAGATGATATTTATCACAGGCCATAATGGACATATTGGAAAAACCTCTGCGGCTTCCGGCTATACTTCTATGGGTAATCGCTTGGCTGACAGCTACGGTGATCAATATTATGCAATCGGAACAGATTTTTATAAAAGCACATTCAACACAGTAACCAGTACAGGAAAGTCCAAGGTAATGACAGTTCATCATAGCAATGATTTAACGAGGGTTTTTACAGGATTTAATAGCAATATTAATTTTATAGATTTTGCATCTGCCAGCCAAAATCCGCAAATAGCTAAAATACTCCAAAGTACACAGTCAATGGGTAACATAGGGGCTGAATTCAACGATTGGCAAAAGATAAGCAAGATGTTTTATACACTCAAAATGAAACCGGCAAGGGCATATAATGCTTTGATTTTTGTGAACAAGGGAATGTGA
- a CDS encoding REP-associated tyrosine transposase, with the protein MFRGINQQSIFEDDKDYEKLIKVFNKYREELQYEIYAYCLMGNHIHLLIREGREELSNIMKRIGTSYVYWYNWQYGRKGHLFQDRFKSETVEDDSYFLTVLRYIHQNPVKAGLVENMEKYEWSSYKEYLYESEMVNTGYVLDMFHEDRVKAIEKSKEFNNESNNDQCLEITEGRKTISDKEIRQIILMKYNIELASLQNQLPETQKEVLKYMKELEGSSLRQLSKLTGFTVNKIFNA; encoded by the coding sequence ATGTTTAGAGGGATTAACCAGCAGAGTATTTTTGAGGATGATAAAGATTACGAGAAACTTATTAAAGTTTTTAACAAATACCGTGAAGAGTTACAATATGAAATATACGCCTACTGTTTGATGGGAAACCATATACACTTATTAATTCGAGAAGGCCGGGAAGAACTTTCGAATATAATGAAGAGGATCGGAACCAGCTATGTATACTGGTACAATTGGCAATACGGCAGAAAAGGCCACTTATTTCAAGATAGATTTAAGAGTGAAACTGTTGAGGATGATTCATATTTTCTTACCGTGTTAAGATACATACATCAAAACCCGGTAAAAGCAGGATTGGTAGAGAATATGGAGAAATATGAATGGAGCAGCTATAAGGAGTATTTATACGAATCGGAAATGGTTAATACAGGGTATGTGCTTGATATGTTCCATGAGGATAGGGTAAAAGCTATTGAAAAATCTAAGGAGTTTAATAATGAATCAAATAATGACCAGTGTCTTGAAATAACCGAAGGAAGGAAAACAATATCCGATAAAGAGATAAGGCAGATAATCTTAATGAAATATAATATTGAGTTGGCATCACTACAGAATCAGCTTCCGGAAACTCAAAAAGAAGTTCTAAAATATATGAAGGAATTGGAGGGCAGCTCGTTGAGGCAGCTGTCCAAATTGACAGGATTTACTGTGAACAAGATATTTAACGCGTAA
- a CDS encoding helix-turn-helix domain-containing protein — translation MDLGNRIKTEREKLNMSQDELAQKMDISRQAISKWETGSSYPDIEKILKLSEIFNLSLDELVKGDKNLQENLIKEGKANMSGLTILGYILIALGVITCIWGGGQYPVNLMTPNFMSYLVGGLFLLTIGIAVIHKVPSWLILGAIFVTGAATILYMIGLKMPIYALLSGIVVILGLVLWLTTLVLKSNFYTK, via the coding sequence ATGGACTTGGGAAACAGGATAAAAACTGAGCGTGAAAAATTAAATATGTCACAGGATGAATTGGCACAAAAAATGGATATCTCACGCCAGGCAATTTCGAAATGGGAAACCGGAAGCAGCTACCCGGATATTGAAAAAATCTTAAAGCTGTCAGAGATTTTTAACCTATCTCTCGATGAATTGGTTAAAGGGGACAAAAACCTTCAGGAAAACCTAATAAAGGAGGGGAAGGCTAATATGTCTGGATTAACAATTCTAGGATATATATTGATTGCATTAGGTGTCATTACATGTATTTGGGGTGGAGGGCAATACCCTGTTAACCTGATGACCCCAAATTTTATGTCGTATCTGGTAGGTGGGCTATTTTTATTAACCATTGGGATAGCAGTAATCCACAAAGTTCCGTCCTGGCTGATATTAGGAGCGATATTCGTGACAGGAGCAGCTACGATTTTGTATATGATTGGATTAAAGATGCCTATATACGCATTATTATCAGGGATAGTCGTCATTTTAGGTCTTGTGTTGTGGCTTACCACCCTGGTTTTAAAGAGTAATTTCTACACGAAATAG
- a CDS encoding DUF362 domain-containing protein has protein sequence MNDAVSIVKCSDYEYDRVRGAVKESIDLLGGMTQLVKPGQRVLLKLNLLTAAPPEKAVTTHPAVVLALSELVREAGGRPLVADSPGPIPYTQAGLKRAYKAAGLLELAEAGGFELNWDTSVQWLSFAGGKTIKRIEVMSPVIESDVIIAVPKLKTHMFTTFTGAAKILFGVIPGLAKAGYHAKLQSSEQFADMLLDIILAVKPALFVMDGVLALEGDGPGLHGIPRPLGIVMASRDPIAIDAIACDIININPLDVPMLSAALDRGMWNGKLDKLPVVGALPPEVAVQDFKKPSRVARDARGLDRLARYQRVWAPVVKQSLTPRPVPDKEKCSGCATCYTTCPQGAVTISKGRAFINDRACIRCYCCHEMCPEAAIELKFSLPGRIIRRFGLLGR, from the coding sequence GTGAATGATGCAGTAAGTATAGTAAAATGCAGTGATTATGAATATGACCGGGTACGGGGTGCTGTAAAAGAGAGTATTGACTTGCTGGGCGGGATGACCCAATTGGTAAAGCCCGGCCAGCGGGTGCTGCTTAAGTTAAACCTACTAACTGCAGCACCACCTGAGAAGGCGGTGACCACTCACCCAGCTGTGGTTTTAGCGTTATCTGAACTAGTGCGGGAAGCGGGCGGGCGACCCCTGGTGGCCGACAGCCCCGGTCCCATCCCTTATACCCAGGCCGGATTAAAGAGGGCATACAAGGCAGCCGGTTTACTGGAACTTGCCGAGGCCGGTGGATTTGAGTTGAACTGGGATACGTCAGTCCAATGGCTTTCCTTTGCCGGAGGGAAAACAATTAAGCGCATTGAAGTCATGAGTCCCGTAATAGAAAGTGATGTTATCATAGCGGTGCCAAAATTGAAGACGCATATGTTTACCACCTTTACAGGTGCCGCGAAAATTCTTTTCGGGGTAATCCCCGGCCTTGCCAAGGCCGGTTACCATGCCAAATTGCAAAGCAGCGAGCAGTTTGCCGATATGTTACTGGACATTATTCTTGCTGTCAAACCGGCATTGTTTGTGATGGACGGGGTTTTAGCTTTAGAGGGAGACGGACCGGGGTTGCATGGTATTCCCCGCCCCCTGGGTATCGTGATGGCGAGCCGAGATCCCATAGCTATAGATGCGATCGCCTGTGACATCATTAATATTAATCCACTGGATGTGCCCATGTTAAGTGCCGCCTTGGACAGGGGAATGTGGAATGGAAAACTGGACAAGTTACCCGTTGTCGGTGCGCTACCCCCAGAGGTCGCTGTCCAGGATTTTAAAAAACCGTCCAGGGTGGCGCGGGACGCCAGGGGATTGGATCGCCTGGCCAGGTACCAGCGTGTTTGGGCGCCCGTGGTGAAGCAATCCCTGACACCTCGCCCGGTGCCTGATAAAGAAAAGTGTTCCGGTTGTGCTACGTGTTATACCACGTGCCCCCAGGGGGCTGTTACCATCAGTAAGGGCCGGGCATTCATTAACGATAGGGCGTGCATACGCTGCTATTGCTGCCATGAAATGTGCCCTGAAGCGGCCATTGAATTAAAATTCAGCCTGCCGGGCCGGATTATCCGGCGCTTTGGCCTATTGGGCAGATAA
- a CDS encoding nucleotidyltransferase domain-containing protein translates to MNKKEITSKENLIDVLNLLEDLNVKYWVDGGWGVDILTGKQNRDHRDIDIDFDSKFEEVLLDALKNKGYKITTDWSPSRIELHHPELGYLDIHPLIINEDGSAKQADPHGGWYHFEANWFSCSLFEGRIIPCISAEAQKLFHSGYELREVDNIDIKNLESLFPE, encoded by the coding sequence ATGAATAAAAAGGAAATAACAAGTAAAGAAAACTTAATTGATGTTTTAAATTTATTAGAAGATTTAAATGTAAAATATTGGGTTGATGGAGGATGGGGAGTTGATATTCTAACTGGAAAACAAAATAGGGATCATAGAGATATTGACATCGATTTCGATAGTAAATTTGAGGAAGTTTTATTAGATGCACTAAAAAATAAAGGATATAAAATCACAACTGATTGGAGTCCTTCACGCATTGAACTACATCACCCAGAACTTGGTTATTTAGATATACATCCCTTGATAATCAATGAAGACGGAAGTGCTAAGCAGGCTGACCCACACGGTGGCTGGTATCATTTTGAAGCAAATTGGTTTTCTTGTTCATTATTTGAGGGTAGGATTATACCATGTATTTCCGCTGAAGCTCAAAAATTATTTCACAGTGGATATGAATTGAGAGAAGTTGACAATATCGATATTAAAAATCTTGAATCTCTTTTTCCTGAATAA
- a CDS encoding IS91 family transposase has product MITAQDVFLQFTTQYNKSYVPSPQQAKASRDIKGCRTAALGGHISECGHTTVHYNSCRNRHCPMCQGINKVIWVDKRIKDILNAPYFHVVFTVPQELQSLIYQNQELLYGLMYKAVAQTLFELSRDKKYLGAQIGFFSLLHTWGQDLHYHPHIHSVVLAGGLTKHNKWRSSSKKFFIPVKVLAKKFRGKFLYHLKQYYHQNLLNFYENAQVYRNPKIFKKLLDRCYAKDWYTYTKETFTGPLAVVQYLGRYTHRIAISNHRIVSIDKHTVAFTVKDRNKSSSGTKIVTLKGVEFIRRFLMHILPRGFVKIRHYGLLANRNKKTKLKLCRKLTSSLAYKPKFEGLTTIEILSILLGKDVTVCQVCKKGKMKTIRSVYPRPYI; this is encoded by the coding sequence GTGATTACCGCGCAGGATGTTTTCCTTCAGTTTACCACGCAGTACAACAAAAGCTATGTCCCATCTCCACAGCAAGCCAAGGCTTCTAGAGACATCAAGGGTTGTAGAACTGCTGCATTAGGTGGCCACATCTCTGAATGCGGTCACACTACTGTGCACTACAATTCATGTCGTAATCGGCACTGCCCTATGTGCCAGGGAATAAATAAAGTCATCTGGGTGGATAAAAGGATCAAAGATATACTCAACGCACCCTACTTTCATGTAGTATTTACAGTGCCGCAAGAACTGCAATCACTGATTTATCAAAATCAGGAATTGCTTTATGGTTTGATGTACAAGGCGGTTGCCCAAACCCTTTTTGAGCTTTCACGGGATAAAAAATACCTGGGAGCACAGATTGGCTTTTTTTCTCTGCTGCATACATGGGGGCAGGATTTACATTATCACCCGCACATCCATTCAGTAGTATTGGCAGGCGGGCTAACTAAACACAACAAGTGGCGAAGCAGCAGTAAAAAGTTTTTTATCCCTGTAAAGGTTTTGGCTAAAAAATTCCGTGGTAAATTTCTATACCACTTAAAGCAATATTACCACCAAAACTTACTCAACTTTTATGAGAATGCACAGGTATACCGGAATCCAAAGATTTTTAAAAAGTTACTTGATCGGTGTTATGCCAAGGACTGGTATACCTATACAAAAGAGACTTTTACAGGTCCTTTAGCCGTTGTCCAATACCTGGGAAGGTATACCCATCGCATTGCTATTTCCAACCACAGAATTGTGTCCATAGATAAGCATACGGTGGCATTTACCGTAAAAGACCGCAATAAATCCAGTAGCGGCACAAAGATAGTAACCTTAAAAGGTGTCGAATTTATCCGGCGGTTTTTGATGCATATACTTCCAAGGGGTTTTGTTAAAATTAGGCATTATGGATTACTTGCTAACCGGAACAAAAAAACAAAACTTAAACTGTGTAGGAAACTAACTTCTAGCCTTGCTTACAAACCCAAATTTGAAGGTCTTACAACTATTGAGATCCTTAGTATCCTGTTAGGTAAGGATGTAACGGTTTGCCAGGTATGCAAGAAAGGTAAAATGAAAACTATACGTTCGGTATACCCAAGGCCCTATATATGA
- a CDS encoding tyrosine-type recombinase/integrase, with amino-acid sequence MCSFHFSVYFEIGVAYSLQNRVAFPGTIIFIQADRHKRLEDITVSDIQQYILYLKNDKGLSPGTINNYISSVRLFYSHILDKEWNKKKIPRMKRVQKLPVIPSKQDVLAIINETTNLKHKAILSLIYGSGMRVSEVAKLKICDICSKTMRVRVENTKHNTNRYTILSNITLNTLREYFRANFSPKSYKPDDWLFPGQNENEHIHVKTIKNTLIKLRNRLQLDKNISAHTLRHCFATHALENGVGPVYIQQMLGHKHLQTTMAYLHMTSKSLMGVKSPLDTGYGDTK; translated from the coding sequence ATGTGCTCCTTTCACTTCTCAGTTTACTTCGAGATTGGTGTCGCTTATTCCCTGCAAAATCGTGTCGCATTTCCTGGGACCATTATATTTATCCAGGCCGACCGGCATAAGCGCCTGGAAGATATAACGGTCAGCGACATACAACAATACATTCTTTATCTTAAAAATGATAAAGGCCTTTCACCGGGAACCATCAACAACTATATTTCGAGCGTTAGACTTTTCTATAGCCATATACTGGACAAGGAGTGGAATAAAAAGAAAATACCGCGCATGAAAAGAGTGCAAAAACTTCCGGTTATTCCTTCTAAACAAGATGTACTAGCAATTATAAACGAGACCACCAACCTTAAGCACAAAGCAATTTTATCGCTGATTTATGGAAGTGGAATGCGAGTAAGCGAAGTGGCAAAGTTAAAGATTTGCGATATTTGCAGTAAAACCATGCGGGTTAGAGTAGAAAATACAAAGCATAATACAAACCGGTATACCATTTTATCAAATATAACCCTTAATACACTCCGAGAGTATTTCCGGGCTAACTTTTCCCCTAAAAGCTACAAGCCCGACGATTGGCTTTTCCCAGGCCAGAACGAAAATGAGCACATTCATGTCAAAACCATCAAGAACACCCTCATAAAGTTGCGCAATCGACTACAGCTGGACAAAAACATTTCTGCTCATACACTGCGGCACTGCTTTGCCACCCACGCTTTAGAGAACGGAGTCGGTCCCGTTTACATCCAGCAAATGCTAGGACACAAGCATCTTCAGACTACGATGGCATACCTGCATATGACATCGAAGAGCCTTATGGGGGTTAAAAGCCCCCTTGACACCGGTTATGGTGATACGAAGTGA
- the sfsA gene encoding DNA/RNA nuclease SfsA, with the protein MFRPSLIERKNRFVALVNLSGREVAVHVPSTGRMKELLVPGATVYLSPSSGATRRTKFTLLLVKHNDILVSVDSLIPNRLFNHAIIKGALPEFNGFTTVRREFPYRDGRIDFWLGADLNQCLVEVKSVTLVENGKALFPDAPSKRGPGISKNLRWLGTRGSGQRLFLLYKVKTQLVLGPMIFVIRFLGRLCAEPGVMMSRFMLWAAG; encoded by the coding sequence CTGTTTCGTCCCTCACTTATAGAACGAAAAAATAGATTTGTGGCCCTGGTTAATCTATCCGGCAGGGAAGTAGCGGTTCACGTGCCCAGCACAGGCAGAATGAAAGAGCTTTTGGTGCCTGGTGCAACTGTTTATTTAAGTCCTTCCAGTGGGGCGACGAGGCGCACAAAATTCACATTATTACTGGTGAAACATAACGATATCCTGGTGTCAGTTGATTCTCTAATTCCCAACCGACTTTTTAACCACGCTATAATAAAGGGCGCGTTACCGGAATTTAATGGATTTACAACGGTACGCCGGGAATTTCCCTACCGGGATGGACGGATAGATTTTTGGCTTGGCGCTGACCTCAACCAGTGCCTTGTGGAAGTAAAATCAGTGACCCTGGTGGAGAACGGAAAAGCGTTATTCCCTGATGCGCCTTCCAAGCGTGGACCAGGCATCTCGAAGAACTTGCGCTGGCTCGGAACGAGGGGTTCCGGGCAGCGGTTATTTTTATTGTACAAAGTGAAGACGCAGCTTGTTTTAGGCCCAATGATATTTGTGATCCGCTTTTTGGGCAGGCTCTGCGCAGAGCCCGGAGTAATGATGTCGAGGTTTATGCTTTGGGCTGCCGGGTAA
- a CDS encoding CDP-alcohol phosphatidyltransferase family protein: MKRLVKFIPNSITISRIALSVIFVTNVTGQFIYGKNNFMNLIVLFSAICLTDLIDGRIAKKIRCTSVTGAKLDVIADLFFIVLSNITLTSLRILPPWFLGFIFLKFIEFIMTSNFTIRHKYLLNENVFIFDKVGRIVSAMFFVVPGAACIFQVLTTDIAENLINFILYSIWQVEFFHLT; the protein is encoded by the coding sequence ATGAAAAGGTTAGTTAAATTCATCCCCAATAGCATCACAATATCGAGGATAGCCTTATCCGTTATATTTGTAACAAATGTGACAGGGCAATTTATATACGGAAAAAATAATTTTATGAACCTTATAGTGTTATTTTCGGCTATTTGCCTTACAGACTTAATAGATGGAAGAATCGCAAAGAAAATTCGCTGTACTTCTGTAACTGGGGCCAAACTTGATGTTATAGCAGATTTATTTTTTATAGTGCTTTCAAATATAACCCTGACAAGCCTTAGAATTTTACCGCCGTGGTTTTTAGGGTTTATATTTTTGAAATTTATAGAATTTATAATGACGTCAAATTTTACAATCAGACATAAATATTTATTAAATGAGAATGTATTTATATTTGATAAGGTTGGAAGAATTGTGTCTGCCATGTTTTTTGTCGTTCCTGGTGCAGCTTGCATTTTTCAGGTTCTAACAACAGATATTGCGGAGAACTTGATTAATTTTATACTTTACTCGATTTGGCAGGTGGAATTCTTTCATCTTACTTAA
- a CDS encoding TVP38/TMEM64 family protein, which translates to MVKTAASGDIKSAAQAIADAGTPAILISIYINSAISIMGVVPSVFLTGANVLVFGLYEGFLVSWAGEVIGAIVSFMLYRWGIKSAAKIPTNRWKLIKTVNVLPGARQIYFLTVLRMAPFVPSGLINLFGALTTIQLSNFIIATTIGKFPALLLETAFIYNLININKGYINLGIGIIIAALLYFGVKKELDRLAKLHQN; encoded by the coding sequence GTGGTAAAGACTGCTGCCTCGGGCGATATAAAGTCCGCGGCACAGGCTATTGCTGATGCGGGAACACCGGCTATCCTGATAAGCATTTATATTAATTCTGCTATCAGCATTATGGGAGTGGTACCCTCAGTCTTTTTAACGGGGGCCAATGTACTAGTCTTCGGCCTATACGAAGGATTTCTGGTATCCTGGGCGGGAGAGGTTATCGGTGCCATAGTTTCTTTCATGCTTTACCGGTGGGGCATAAAATCCGCCGCTAAAATACCTACTAATCGCTGGAAACTCATAAAAACTGTCAATGTTTTACCCGGGGCAAGGCAAATTTATTTTCTAACGGTATTACGCATGGCCCCCTTTGTGCCATCAGGGTTAATTAATCTCTTCGGAGCATTAACTACCATTCAGCTAAGCAACTTCATAATTGCTACTACAATAGGCAAGTTTCCCGCTCTGCTATTGGAAACCGCATTCATTTATAACCTTATAAACATCAACAAAGGCTATATCAACCTAGGCATCGGTATTATAATTGCCGCCCTTTTGTATTTTGGTGTCAAAAAAGAGCTTGACCGCCTGGCCAAATTACATCAAAACTAG